The genomic segment GCTACAATAACATAGCCTAATTTCTTTTTCGATTGAtccatcacttttttttttccattattAAGCATGTGCCCCTTCAGATGAATGTGATTAACAAACTGGTTACTTAGTCTACACACTCAAATTATAAAACTGACATGACTTAACTAAAACTTAAAAATTTAGATTTTTAGCCTAAACCCTACCTACATCAGTAGGCCTATTGCGTAGTggttttcttgtttttatctTTCAAACAGCTCGTAGATAAACACACAGCCTGGTAAACAGGTGCATGGGTCTTACCAGATGTGAAGAAGTACTGGTGGTGCTCCGGCTTGTGGAGCCCGTGGTGCGGGTGCGCCAGGATCGGTGTGGGCATCAGCGGGTATCCGTACTCCAGGAGGGGCATCCGAGACGCCAGGGAGCTCGAGAACGGCGAGTGTATCACTTCCCGCATGGGCTTGGGTTTGTGTAACAAGATGTCCTCGATGAAGAAAGATGTGGATCTCTGTGTCGGCACCTGCGGCGCCGGAGACGTATAATTCATACTCATACTCATACTCATAACTTTTCAAAAATTGAATTCACTGTTCATCGGTCCTCTCTTCTTTTTATATCGCTGTGtggagacacacatacaaaaacaaagtCTCACTTCTATCGACCCCAAAGACGAGTGTGGTTATAGAGTACCCTGTGCGAGAGTTAGTGACTCTATTGGAGGGAGGAACACAGGTTTTAGATTCTGGGAGATTACTATTTATTCAAGGAGTGAAGTCGATTGTGAAATTGATTAGCGGAGAGCCAATAGCGCGTCAGCGGGGGCGGGGCAAAGAATGATTGGGCGCACATTAATTTGGAGtggcggaaggaggagaagcACTACAGGTTGTAACCAGCTGCGGCTCACTCAAACTTGCTTTGGCATTATCCTTCAGCTGCTTGTGGAAAAGAGGCAGAACAACAAATTAGGTTGTTAGTGCTGTATGCTATGTTTCAGTGAGCGGCTTAAATGGCAATTTGTACTCAAACAAAGCCTAAACGTGCCTTACAAAAGAAAAAGGTAAATGAAACGGTTTTATTTAGGCCGACTATGATTTTAATTGCATGCCAACATTATTGTCATCCGTAgggagcgtttttttttttaaagtttttatttcattatcaATGTAGGCTAGTTATCCAGGCTAATGTCGAAGTCTGATATTTCCAAAAATATCGCCGACTCGGAGCCTCTCTCCATGGGCTTTTCAGGCTGGGTTGCCACGAGAGGATTAGACAAGACTACGGGTCTGTCTAGTAATCTTGCCCAATTTGTCTGTAATTGTTGGTATTGAAATCTGGGAGAGTACAAGTGTTGCTCCGGTGCCATTTGTGTCGGAAGCCGTTTGCTATAATTTGTTGATATCGTGTTGTCATCACATTTCCAATCATGCCGGCTAATGTGAAAGTGTCTTAATGTAGGCAGAATTCTTGCTGCAATGCTATTAGGCAATTAAGTGAAATGTTACAGCGGAAGTTGTAATCCTCGGGCTCGAGGACAGGATTTCCATTCGATCTGATAGAATGCTAATTATTAAAATTATATTATGCAAGGAAGTGTGTTGTATAAACTCCAGACTACAATTTGAAGTTGTTATTGTCAAAAACGgcaaatatattttaataatcaTTATAATAATGGTGTATTCTTGAGGTCTAGTAGGCCTTTTCAGTTGTTTTGCCTGGTTccctgcatttatttatttcacaaatGGAAAACTCGTAAGCTCAATTAAAAACGGTAGACCTTTGCAACAATGTTGACCGTGAATGTGGACGTTCTGTTCACTCTCTTTAAAGAGCCCGTCAGGATAACAGGTTTTGCTTTTAGAAGAAAATTAGAAAGTAAATGAACAAATGGGGACGAAATCGCCTTTACGCGCTGATCAATAGGATCCGTTCCCTTGGTTCGTCCAAAGCTGCTTTCAGCTGCCATTTCATCAGGGGACGAATGCGGGGGAGACCAGGTAGTGCGTCACTCCCTAAGTGGTACATTGCGATAAGAGGCTTGCGATGCTGCATTCATCTCAGACTTCAAAAACACAGATAGCCTATAGTTACACCTGGATTCAGGTTCCCAAACATGAGTTGTGTTCATTAAGAAttgcaaaaagtgtgtgtgtgtgtgtgtgtgtgtgtgtgtgtgtgtgtgtgtgtgtgtgtgtgtgtgtgtgtgtgtgtgtgtgtgtgtgtgtgtgtgtgtgtgtgtgtgtgtgtgtgtgtgtgtgtgtgtgtgtgtgagacaaaaCTGTTGTGGTGTTCCCTGTGGTCAAGGTCTGTAGAAGCGTTGAACTTTTCCTTCCGTTAAGGAGTTCATTTACATAGTAATGTGTAGCCTACTTTCAAGAGTCTACTTTGAAGAGTCAAATTAGTCTACCTATTGCCAGCCATGTAGGCAAAGTTATCCTTTTGTtagaaattaataataattaattgtgGCGCATCCTGACAGGACTCGCAAAAGAATATGGAGATGAAGAGAAAGGCCAGGGTCTTAAATATGACGCTGTATCAAGGTAAGCACTTCCCACAAATACATACTTTTCTACACTTGTTCATGTAAGTGTGATATTTCGGCACATTCCACAAATTGCTTATTTTATGTAGTTGCAGATGATCATACGGTaatcaaacacactaacacaaacagaaTCTATTCGTAGCACTTAGAAATATAAACTCATAAAATCTGGTGTAGGGAGGTCATTTAGGATCAACTTTTCAGAATCAGGTCTTGGTTATACTGAGTTTAGCTAGATGTATGGATGGATATTTAACATTGCAATAATTTTGAATGTATATGTGGGCAAGTTCTTAAACAAAAACAGTCTAAAGGGATGAAATTCAACCAAAGAGTAAGCAATATAAAAGCCGGAGGCACAttttccatgttttttttattgaaatcaCTGAAACGTTGGTCATTTTCCAGAGCCAACGCTGCGGGGCTCATGTTGCTGGTCAGATTGAAGCCAATAGAAAGGTTGCAACTCTCGCCGTCGTTCTCATTGATGATGGCCAAGACGTACAAATAAATCAGTGAGAGTTCCTTGGGCACTCGTGCATCTTGTAGGCACACATATAAAATATCCCTGAagcagaaagagaaaaacaacattCAACATATATTTCGTGTGGCCTTAGGGTATTACATTAGTGGATCAAACGCAGACTCTCGGGTTTAAAATAAAAGGGTTTAGGCCTACATGCAGCTTGAATTAGCTTGTCTGATACACTATAAGAACAGGTACATGTGTCGCAATATGGCAGTTTATCCTGTGTAAAACTATCGACGATTTAAACATCTATGGAGTTGCTTTTAATATTTCTGTATGTATACATGGAAACAGGCTCATGCCAATATGTCCGATTTTGGTCTGACTGATTGTCTTTATTTCGGAAATATGTGCTGCCGATTCAGTTATTTCCATGTGTtttaaattaaaagaaaaaatcaCAACAaattcccagcatgcatcacaGAGACTCATCATGGAGTCTAAAGAGCGGTCAGGAGTACTTCCTGGTGGCCCCCAGCCGGGGCCTAGTGGCCCTAGCCCATTAGGGCTCATAAGAGCCTTCTCTGTATGTAAAACCCTGCGGTTGATACAAACATGGACGTACCTATTCCTATTCCATTTACACACCAAGAAATCACatcattatttttataattCACCCTGATGCTAAAGCTAATGCCAAATGTGGAGCGTCCTCCTAGTATATATTCCACAATGACTTCCAATGAACAGGTGTGTTGTTTGAATATTTTGAAGTAATCTGTGCTGTGCAAATGCCACAAATCAGATACTGTAGCTATAGCCTACTAGCGGAGAGGGCCATGTTGATGTAGCTGGTGGGTGGTAGCAGGTGCAGGGCGTGTACGAGTGTGTCGGGGCGCAGCGTTTACCTGAGAAGAATGTGAGGACCACGGACACCCAGCCAACGATGTAAGACCAGGAGAACCTCCAGTTCCCGTATCGTTTCCCAAAGTAGTTGATGGTCACCCCCGTGTACACGGCCATGGCCAGCAACACTAAAAAGCCTGCAGGAGTACATGAGGTGCAGTAATGAGGTACACCCTAAGCTTACAGTTGTCTCATGTCATACACGTACAGTCCATGCAGGCAGGGGCGGTttggtttttatgtttttcagaGTCGAAGTGTAAGATGAGACAATTGCCTTGTTTTAGATTGAACAATGCGGtttattcaaataataataatagatttagATTCACGGCTTTAGCAAGCCGTGAATCTAAATCGCCACAAACGGCTTTGTGATGAAAACCCAGCAAAAACCCGACTTACATGAGATGAAGAACAAAATGCTGGCAGCAAAGGTTTTGTCAAATCTGTCAAAGGAGGAGTAGTGGATGAAGGCCATGATGCCGATGATGATACCGACAAAGCATGCGAGCAGCGACAGGATCATGAGGGCACGCGTGGCGTCCAAGTGGGCTGTGTTGGAAGGAGGGGGGCGGTCAAAGGTCAACGAAGCAGGGTTGGCTTCAGGCTTAAATGCAGGTCAAGGCAGGTGAGCGACATGCGGcgtgtgtccatccaggcaattAAGCTTAGTCCAAAGACAGGGAGGGCCTCAACCTTAAACACAATACCCT from the Gadus macrocephalus chromosome 7, ASM3116895v1 genome contains:
- the lim2.1 gene encoding lens intrinsic membrane protein 2.1, giving the protein MYSFMGGGLFCAGVGNILLIVSTATDYWMQYRQSNNYMHQGLWRYCMPGKCFTHNDSIAHLDATRALMILSLLACFVGIIIGIMAFIHYSSFDRFDKTFAASILFFISCFLVLLAMAVYTGVTINYFGKRYGNWRFSWSYIVGWVSVVLTFFSGIFYMCAYKMHECPRNSH